One Microbacterium trichothecenolyticum DNA window includes the following coding sequences:
- the glsA gene encoding glutaminase A, producing MHAATPRVRRDLQGLRALAVLAVVATHLTGWPRGGFVGVDVFFVLSGFLVTGILLRDLESTGTVHLRRFFARRIRRLLPAALLVLAVIVGAGFLVFPGVRAEALLGDALAAGGLVSNWRFALEGRDYFSHIDVSALQHFWSLSVEEQFSLGWPLIVLLSVALVPALARRGRAGRTAVGSAAVLVVVASGTVAWIQTASDPSMAYFSTFTRAGELGVGAVLACLAPALGRLPTAVRILSMWVGLGVVAASFVVVDPGEPFPAPWAALPVAGAALVIAGGIGADPRHRHLFVVTNPLAVAVGDVSYSLYLWHLPVIVFAGALLPPGPAAMPITVLILVVLTVATYLGVEQPVHRSPWLSRNDGALSASEASAPAPETSVAAPIARTPPTQTAPQHESTPLPRSSALASRPAGWVPGQRYYPGSRPLAPARSDPAPGVSEASRPVVPSVRPAGSPSPALRASAPAPPAQPAAPSSSRGPAWADWRARYGPRMGVAAASLVIGAGATVLAVFVAYGAPTLPSAPAPVAVAAPDDGADPLGTLQADLAAATTASAWPELHPSLDDAMRESSAANRAHDCFTPDPLPEIGRCTWGSADAPRHLYLVGDSSAMAYAPTFAKLAEDSGGQWRVTTVGMYGCRFTDVLVESRDPAVTATCAQRKSDVAALIAAAPAEAGTVTPAHDPHPYDLDDLRESLLDERGGEVDDSIPQLATADPDLCAIALSLPDGSVRRSTDAEVAFSIQSAVKPFLFALALFDTDGEALDRVGIEPTGESFDAIKLESGTGRPPNPMVNAGALLTASLVDGGGPRERGARIARGLAAFAGRELDVDEDVAHNEHLLGDRNHALAHLMRAEGTLAVSADDAVAVYARACATLVDAETLSVMGATLALGGVNPRTGDRVVPERVARDVVSVMATCGVYDGSGRWMRAVGVPAKSSVSGALVLSAPGRLGGAVVSPPLDDQGTSVRGRIASERLSDDLHLHSFAV from the coding sequence GTGCACGCTGCGACACCGCGTGTGCGCCGCGACCTCCAGGGACTCCGCGCCCTCGCCGTCCTCGCCGTGGTGGCGACCCATCTGACGGGCTGGCCGCGGGGCGGGTTCGTCGGCGTCGACGTGTTCTTCGTCCTCTCGGGCTTCCTGGTCACCGGCATCCTGCTCCGCGATCTCGAGTCCACCGGCACGGTGCACCTCCGCCGTTTCTTCGCGCGCCGGATCCGCCGACTCCTTCCCGCGGCGCTGCTCGTCCTCGCCGTGATCGTCGGAGCGGGGTTCCTCGTCTTCCCCGGCGTCCGGGCCGAGGCCCTTCTCGGCGACGCGCTCGCGGCCGGGGGACTCGTCTCGAACTGGCGGTTCGCCCTCGAAGGGCGCGACTACTTCTCCCACATCGACGTGTCCGCGCTGCAGCACTTCTGGTCGCTGTCGGTGGAGGAGCAATTCTCCCTGGGCTGGCCGCTGATCGTCCTGCTCTCGGTCGCGCTCGTCCCCGCCCTCGCCCGACGCGGACGCGCGGGCCGTACGGCGGTCGGTTCGGCCGCGGTGCTCGTCGTCGTGGCATCCGGAACCGTCGCGTGGATCCAGACGGCGAGCGACCCGTCGATGGCGTACTTCTCGACGTTCACCCGTGCGGGGGAGCTCGGCGTCGGGGCCGTCCTGGCCTGCCTCGCGCCCGCCCTGGGCCGCCTTCCCACTGCGGTCCGCATCCTGTCGATGTGGGTCGGCTTGGGCGTCGTGGCCGCCTCGTTCGTCGTGGTCGACCCGGGTGAGCCGTTCCCCGCTCCGTGGGCGGCCCTCCCTGTCGCCGGGGCGGCGCTCGTGATCGCCGGGGGGATCGGCGCAGACCCGCGGCACCGGCACCTGTTCGTCGTGACGAACCCCCTCGCGGTGGCCGTCGGCGACGTCTCGTACTCCCTCTACCTCTGGCACCTGCCGGTCATCGTCTTCGCCGGCGCGCTCCTGCCTCCGGGGCCGGCAGCCATGCCGATCACCGTGCTGATCCTCGTCGTCCTGACCGTCGCGACGTACCTCGGCGTGGAGCAGCCCGTGCATCGGTCACCGTGGCTGTCGCGGAACGACGGCGCCCTCTCCGCATCGGAGGCATCGGCACCCGCGCCGGAGACGTCCGTGGCCGCGCCGATCGCACGCACGCCCCCGACGCAGACCGCCCCGCAGCATGAGTCCACGCCGCTTCCCCGTTCCTCCGCCCTGGCCTCGCGGCCCGCCGGGTGGGTGCCGGGACAGCGGTACTACCCGGGCTCGCGCCCCCTCGCGCCGGCCCGGTCGGACCCCGCACCCGGTGTCTCCGAAGCCTCCCGACCCGTGGTTCCGTCCGTCAGACCGGCAGGATCCCCCTCGCCCGCGCTCCGGGCGTCCGCCCCTGCTCCTCCCGCTCAGCCGGCCGCTCCGTCCTCCTCGCGCGGCCCGGCCTGGGCCGACTGGCGCGCCCGCTACGGGCCGCGCATGGGGGTCGCCGCCGCGAGCCTCGTCATCGGCGCGGGCGCGACGGTGCTGGCGGTCTTCGTGGCCTACGGAGCCCCCACGCTCCCGAGCGCTCCCGCCCCCGTCGCGGTCGCCGCCCCGGACGACGGCGCGGATCCGCTCGGCACCCTGCAAGCCGATCTCGCCGCCGCGACCACGGCGTCGGCCTGGCCCGAGCTGCATCCGTCCCTGGACGACGCGATGCGCGAGTCCTCCGCCGCCAACCGCGCCCACGACTGCTTCACCCCCGACCCCCTTCCCGAGATCGGCCGCTGCACCTGGGGGAGCGCGGACGCCCCGCGGCACCTCTACCTCGTCGGAGACTCGAGCGCGATGGCCTACGCCCCCACGTTCGCGAAGCTCGCCGAAGACAGCGGGGGTCAGTGGCGCGTCACCACGGTGGGGATGTACGGATGCCGCTTCACCGACGTCCTCGTCGAGAGCCGGGATCCCGCGGTCACGGCGACCTGCGCGCAGCGCAAGAGCGACGTCGCCGCCCTCATCGCGGCGGCTCCGGCCGAGGCTGGGACGGTGACCCCCGCACACGATCCCCACCCGTACGACCTCGATGACCTGCGCGAGAGCCTGCTCGACGAACGCGGGGGCGAGGTCGACGACAGCATCCCCCAGCTGGCGACAGCCGATCCCGATCTCTGCGCGATCGCCCTCTCGCTGCCCGACGGCAGCGTGCGCCGGAGTACCGACGCGGAGGTGGCGTTCAGCATCCAGTCCGCGGTGAAGCCGTTCCTGTTCGCGCTCGCGCTGTTCGACACCGACGGCGAGGCCCTCGATCGGGTGGGCATCGAGCCCACGGGAGAGTCGTTCGACGCGATCAAGCTCGAGAGCGGAACGGGGCGCCCGCCGAATCCGATGGTCAACGCGGGTGCGCTGCTCACCGCGTCGCTGGTCGACGGCGGAGGACCCCGCGAGCGCGGCGCCCGCATCGCGCGGGGGCTCGCCGCGTTCGCCGGTCGCGAGCTCGACGTCGACGAGGACGTAGCGCACAACGAGCACCTGCTCGGCGACCGCAATCACGCCCTCGCGCATCTCATGCGCGCCGAAGGCACGCTCGCGGTCTCCGCCGATGACGCCGTCGCGGTCTACGCCCGCGCCTGCGCGACACTCGTGGATGCCGAGACCCTGTCCGTCATGGGGGCGACACTCGCGCTCGGCGGCGTCAACCCGCGCACCGGCGACCGGGTGGTCCCGGAGCGCGTGGCCCGGGACGTCGTGTCGGTCATGGCGACGTGCGGGGTGTACGACGGCTCCGGCCGCTGGATGCGAGCGGTCGGCGTTCCCGCGAAGTCGAGCGTCTCGGGAGCCCTGGTCCTGTCGGCGCCCGGTCGCCTCGGGGGCGCGGTCGTCAGCCCGCCGCTCGACGACCAGGGCACGAGCGTGCGGGGGCGCATCGCGAGCGAGAGACTCAGCGACGACCTCCATCTCCACAGCTTCGCGGTCTGA
- a CDS encoding glutathionylspermidine synthase family protein, with protein MRRIELAPRPDWERTIKQSGLIYSRSLRDDGSAVEYWNDGAAYVFTLPEVEALETQTEELHRMCREAATYLASGELGHLGLTPQAFEFAQWSLEQDEPDVYARFDLAYAGDGSPAKMLEYNADTPTGLIEASLTQWFWLQDRIKSGALPADTDQWNGLHEALVERWRVLLHRSLSEGEGGRLFVAHSDADIYGEDWDTVAYMRDLAGEAGWEHTGIEMKDIGWHHGARQFVGVPEPWGSSRSVNALPGDAPETQYPVIRNLFKLYPWEDIVSGDDRVVGDQEFGALLIAGRGLFGRWYEPAWKMFLSNKLLLAALWRLFPDHPNLLPAYADGPNAMTDYVVKPVFGREGDGIRVHRADGSVITNGQEYRREGTGRERVWQQYHELPDFPGSNGSNHPVLGSWVVNDEAYGVGIRESDGPITDYYCRFAPNIIEG; from the coding sequence ATGCGCCGCATCGAATTGGCGCCCCGGCCCGACTGGGAGCGCACGATCAAGCAGTCGGGCCTCATCTACTCGCGCTCGCTCCGCGACGACGGCTCGGCCGTCGAGTACTGGAACGACGGCGCAGCGTACGTCTTCACCCTCCCCGAGGTCGAGGCGCTCGAGACGCAGACCGAGGAGCTGCACCGGATGTGCCGCGAGGCCGCGACCTACCTGGCATCCGGAGAACTCGGTCACCTCGGGCTGACCCCGCAGGCGTTCGAGTTCGCGCAGTGGTCCCTCGAGCAGGACGAGCCCGACGTCTACGCGCGCTTCGACCTCGCGTATGCCGGCGACGGCTCCCCGGCGAAGATGCTGGAGTACAACGCGGACACTCCCACCGGACTGATCGAAGCGTCGCTCACCCAGTGGTTCTGGCTGCAGGACCGCATCAAGAGCGGAGCCCTGCCCGCTGACACCGACCAGTGGAACGGGCTGCACGAAGCCCTCGTCGAACGCTGGCGGGTCCTTCTGCACCGGTCGTTGAGCGAGGGGGAGGGCGGGCGCCTCTTCGTCGCCCACTCGGATGCCGACATCTACGGCGAGGACTGGGACACCGTCGCCTACATGCGCGATCTGGCGGGCGAAGCCGGCTGGGAGCACACCGGCATCGAGATGAAGGACATCGGCTGGCACCACGGTGCGCGGCAGTTCGTCGGCGTTCCCGAGCCGTGGGGCTCCTCGCGCAGCGTCAACGCGCTGCCGGGGGATGCCCCCGAGACGCAGTACCCGGTCATTCGCAACCTCTTCAAGCTCTATCCCTGGGAGGACATCGTCTCGGGGGACGACCGCGTCGTCGGCGACCAGGAGTTCGGGGCCCTGCTCATCGCCGGGCGCGGTCTGTTCGGGCGCTGGTACGAGCCGGCGTGGAAGATGTTCCTGTCGAACAAGCTGCTGCTCGCCGCGCTCTGGCGCCTGTTCCCGGATCACCCCAATCTCCTTCCCGCGTACGCCGACGGACCGAACGCGATGACCGACTACGTCGTCAAACCCGTCTTCGGGCGCGAGGGCGACGGCATCCGGGTCCACCGCGCCGACGGCAGCGTGATCACGAACGGGCAGGAGTACCGCCGCGAAGGGACCGGGCGCGAACGCGTGTGGCAGCAGTACCACGAGCTCCCCGACTTCCCCGGGTCGAACGGCAGCAACCACCCGGTGCTGGGTTCGTGGGTCGTGAACGACGAGGCGTACGGCGTCGGCATCCGCGAGTCCGACGGGCCGATCACCGACTACTACTGTCGGTTCGCCCCGAACATCATCGAGGGCTGA
- a CDS encoding YncE family protein yields the protein MTTHPSGTTPVSPVGRRAVLTAAAWSVPAVSLTVATPAHAATSGEATSATLAQRRVQPGDTTTLAVRVVDAQGAAVSGRAVALTSSDPGVTATPSTGATDAQGTFTATVAVATGVAQGDYVISASTSSGTISTTISVAGALLLTLATTRMRSDRSVNATVRLLDDQARPVSGALLTFEGSGPIGFKDNYAHTDAQGTAANVLTGDGPGQPGLWTVSTATADGLEDAVSVTVVDALELSIATRQIEQGGTARAIVASYNAAANPRAKRSVTISVTEVNEDGDAVASSQIKYPSTVTTGTDGHVTVDLVAKKSARPGTYTVTAKAGTDSATATFAVLSPVVPVVMTVSPAVVPWGGTSQVTVTATNADRTPAAGAAVTLSSPSSDVTLSPLSGTTDDHGVFTAVATVSSAPSASGRRRVTATAGADTAAADVWIDAIRQRVSLPPRPAKMVLAGSTLWVLDPVAGVLKAVDTLTNTLTRTVTLPSTCFSIAAASESNATRLYLFPEDGRVFVYDIAANAIVATLSRPDGGHEIAQISAHDSAGRVYAAAPRDGVVMVIDTAADTLLAEVSGSWLTAVVGGRGAYADRFYFVDGDGILHCLQASDHTEVWKLDLHVDIESAARMAVSTNGEHAFVATRGSVAVVDLTASEVLARIPVQGESVADIERTPDGTRILILTKTPDTISAVSTSTNKVVAAWNPGPSALSLAVLSDTTAYTGDYDIDKPGVSIIDIR from the coding sequence ATGACCACGCACCCCTCGGGCACGACGCCCGTCTCGCCCGTCGGCCGCAGGGCCGTCCTCACCGCCGCAGCCTGGTCCGTGCCGGCGGTGTCGCTCACGGTCGCGACGCCGGCGCACGCCGCGACCTCGGGGGAAGCCACCTCGGCGACCCTCGCGCAGCGTCGCGTGCAGCCCGGTGACACGACCACGCTGGCGGTCCGCGTCGTCGACGCCCAGGGCGCCGCGGTCTCGGGCCGCGCCGTCGCCCTGACATCCAGCGACCCCGGCGTGACCGCGACGCCCTCGACCGGTGCCACCGACGCCCAGGGAACCTTCACGGCGACCGTCGCTGTCGCGACCGGCGTCGCTCAGGGCGACTACGTCATCTCCGCCTCGACGAGCAGCGGAACCATCTCGACGACGATCTCGGTGGCCGGAGCGCTTCTGCTGACGCTGGCGACGACGCGGATGCGCTCCGACCGGAGCGTCAACGCGACGGTACGACTGCTGGACGACCAGGCGAGGCCGGTGTCGGGCGCCCTGCTCACGTTCGAGGGCAGCGGCCCGATCGGCTTCAAGGACAACTACGCGCACACCGATGCGCAGGGCACCGCGGCGAATGTGCTCACGGGGGACGGCCCCGGACAACCGGGACTGTGGACCGTCAGTACCGCCACGGCTGATGGGCTGGAGGACGCGGTGTCCGTGACGGTCGTCGACGCCCTCGAACTGTCGATCGCCACCCGGCAGATCGAGCAGGGCGGGACGGCGCGAGCCATCGTGGCCTCCTACAACGCCGCCGCCAACCCGCGCGCGAAGCGCTCCGTCACGATCTCGGTGACGGAGGTCAACGAGGACGGAGACGCCGTGGCGTCTTCGCAGATCAAGTACCCCTCGACGGTGACGACGGGCACGGATGGCCATGTGACCGTCGATCTCGTCGCCAAGAAGTCGGCGCGACCCGGGACGTACACCGTCACCGCCAAGGCCGGCACCGACAGTGCGACAGCGACCTTTGCGGTGCTGTCGCCGGTCGTCCCGGTCGTGATGACGGTGTCCCCCGCCGTCGTGCCGTGGGGTGGGACGAGCCAGGTCACGGTCACGGCGACCAATGCCGATCGCACCCCCGCCGCGGGCGCCGCGGTGACGCTCTCGTCGCCGTCCAGCGACGTTACCCTGTCGCCCCTCTCGGGCACCACCGATGACCACGGGGTGTTCACCGCTGTGGCCACCGTGTCGTCGGCGCCGTCGGCTTCGGGGAGGCGACGGGTGACGGCGACGGCCGGCGCCGACACCGCCGCAGCGGACGTCTGGATCGATGCCATCCGCCAGCGCGTCTCCCTTCCGCCCCGCCCGGCGAAGATGGTGCTCGCTGGTTCGACCCTCTGGGTACTCGACCCGGTCGCCGGAGTCCTGAAGGCTGTCGACACCTTGACCAACACCCTCACCCGCACCGTCACCCTGCCGTCGACGTGTTTCTCGATAGCGGCCGCCTCCGAGAGCAATGCGACCCGGTTGTACCTGTTCCCCGAGGACGGACGCGTCTTCGTGTACGACATCGCGGCGAACGCGATCGTCGCCACGCTCTCGCGGCCCGATGGAGGTCACGAGATCGCCCAGATCTCCGCCCACGACAGCGCGGGGCGGGTCTACGCGGCGGCTCCCCGAGACGGCGTCGTGATGGTCATCGACACCGCCGCGGACACCCTGCTCGCCGAGGTGAGCGGGTCCTGGCTGACGGCCGTCGTCGGCGGCCGCGGCGCCTACGCCGATCGGTTCTACTTCGTCGACGGCGATGGCATCCTCCACTGTCTACAGGCGTCGGACCACACCGAGGTCTGGAAGCTCGATCTGCACGTCGACATCGAATCCGCCGCACGGATGGCCGTCTCGACGAACGGTGAACACGCGTTCGTCGCGACGCGCGGTTCCGTGGCCGTGGTGGATCTCACCGCATCGGAGGTGCTCGCACGGATTCCGGTCCAGGGCGAGTCCGTGGCCGACATCGAGAGGACACCCGACGGAACGCGCATCCTGATCCTGACGAAGACACCGGACACCATCTCGGCGGTGTCGACGAGCACGAACAAGGTGGTCGCGGCCTGGAACCCGGGTCCGAGCGCGCTCTCTCTCGCCGTCCTGTCCGACACGACCGCATACACGGGCGACTACGACATCGACAAGCCGGGCGTCAGCATCATCGACATCCGCTGA
- the def gene encoding peptide deformylase: protein MAVLPIRIMGDPVLHAPAARVDEITEEVRTLVADMFETMDAAPGVGLAAPQVGVGLRIFTYTYEDDEGLPWRGVVINPELWIRPLEPGYPDPDDESEGCLSFPGERFPLRRSDAALLTGVDLDGQPVRVEVTGWRARILQHEFDHLDGILYIDRLDDEDARVVAKIAKKRKWGKPGASWMPGVDDIDA from the coding sequence GTGGCCGTTCTCCCGATTCGCATCATGGGTGATCCCGTGCTGCACGCTCCCGCCGCCCGCGTCGACGAGATCACCGAAGAGGTGCGCACCCTCGTCGCCGACATGTTCGAGACGATGGACGCCGCCCCGGGTGTGGGTCTCGCCGCGCCCCAGGTCGGTGTGGGACTGCGCATCTTCACCTACACGTACGAGGACGACGAGGGTCTCCCGTGGCGCGGCGTCGTCATCAATCCCGAGCTCTGGATCCGTCCTCTCGAGCCGGGCTACCCCGACCCCGACGACGAGTCCGAGGGCTGCCTCTCCTTCCCGGGCGAGCGCTTCCCGCTGCGCCGGTCGGACGCCGCACTCCTCACCGGCGTCGATCTCGACGGGCAACCCGTCCGCGTCGAGGTGACGGGCTGGCGGGCGCGCATCCTGCAGCACGAGTTCGATCACCTCGACGGCATCCTGTACATCGACCGTCTCGACGACGAGGACGCTCGTGTCGTCGCGAAGATCGCGAAGAAGCGTAAGTGGGGCAAGCCCGGTGCGTCCTGGATGCCGGGAGTCGACGACATCGACGCGTGA